The Penicillium digitatum chromosome 6, complete sequence genome contains the following window.
GACCCTTGTCTGTGAGCTCGCCATGCAAGCTTCAAATAGCATGATTTAGCTTTTCTTCGCGTGCATATCAGAGCTCCGTGGCAACTTACCACATCGCTTCGACTGCTCCTCCCGGTCCTGTTATGGTCACCGACTGGTCACTACTGCCGAATGACTCCATTTTCCGGCGCCATTGGAACCCGTTCCATTTCGAGAGGTCTTTGCTGCTCGAGGCCATCTGGACCATGCGTCTTGCAACGCCGCAGTACGGCCAGTCTTGTCACGGCAAAATATTAGCACATCACTGGCACATCTCGGCATCAAGGAGATTGGCATACTTGGACTCAGACCTGTCTTGGGGAAGTGTTAGCGGAAACCGTCGGAGAGCGGGTTTGGGGGATGGGAGTTGTCAATTGCGGCATACGTTTGTGAATCGCGATGAGACGGGTGTACGTTCACCTAGGATCATTTAGAAATGCTCTCAAGGGCAGCATTGTAAATGTATTTCTCACCATGTCGAAGAAACTGTAGTGGTCAGCTATGCGTATTCGCCAATGTGGGGACCAGAACACTTACCACTTGTACCAACTGTAGCTTCAGAGCTGCCGGGTACAGGCGAGCGAGCTCATCATTTGTATAGGGCTCACGAGGAATCAGGGTGGTCATCTCGATTCAACAAAGAGATCTCCAGAGATATCTAGGAATCTATAAAAGGGAATCGAGTCAGGAAATAAACGGTCCCCCGTGGGGGCGGTGAGGATTTGTTGGGGTAGGTCCATAACGATAAGCCATTTGTGTCGACCTCCAATGAATTACACACTCTCTGTGCTACTATCAAGTAGTTGAAGGGCACTAGAAGTGGAGATTTATTCCCTTTGGGTTCATCGGCGTCcataaaaaaaacaacacgGGGAAAGCTAGGAAAAGCTAAGAACCCCCCAAGAAGAACGGCAGTATGTGGTCTCCGCATCTCGGCAAGTTCGCCGAAGCGTACGGAGCCTCGGACAAGTATGCCCCGAGATGGAAAAAGCTCTTCCGAGCTATGCATATTTGGCATAGTATAATATATACAGTTAGGAACACTCCTCGTAGTCACTCGTCTCCCATCCCTCCTCACTTTCACTGGCACTCCAGACAGATCGAGTGGGCGCAGTCTGGACATCGCTAGTCTCAGTTGCTGCAGCTGCAACTGCCGCAGCGGTAGCAGTAGCCATTTTCTTGGCCAACTTCTTATTGTTCTTCGCCTTGCGAgcattctcttcttcctggcgCGTCTGCTTCACACGCTCAGCTTCCTCGGTCGCCGCTCGCTCCAAGAGTTCAATGAGCTTCTCCAGTGCTGGTGCATATGCTTGCGCAAGGGCAAAGTCACCAACCTTGATGCGCATGAAGTCCATCGCTCCGGCAACGGGGCCAGTATACCCGCCGAACTTTTGGCCAGCTCCCCCGGAGTTGATGTCGTCGGACAGTGGGGCGTCTTTGGAGCCCACTAATTCATCCTGAGGGTCGTCGAATGGGATGTCCGCATCTGCGGGCTCCTTTGCAGCTGCGTCCCGGCTAGACTGTAATTTGCCTGGGGTTCGCCTATCTACAAAAGCTATCTTTTGGTAGCGCTGACTGAAGTGTGTGAGCAGGACAGCACGCGCTTGCATGCGGCGACCGACTTCGATTGCCTCGGAGGAGGTCGAGTGCCGCTTGGCCCTAGCCGATCCGACCATGTCGTGTTGAAAAGTAGCCTCGTGGATGAGCACGGTTGAGCCCTGTCCAATGATGGCAAATTTATCCGATGGCCTGCAGTCGCCAGAGTAGGAAACCTTGAATCCATTCgagaagacaaaagaaacagCGAGCGCACCCTTGCAATGTTTGACGCGGCAAGTGAGTAGATCTGCAAGGCCGGTGGCAGACTTGAGAAGAGGAGTGAGTGGTGACGATTTGTCCGTGAAATTAACAGCTTGGCGATGACCATTAGGTAGTTGGTGTGAGAATGTGGTGATGATTTGAGAACCATTAAATTCAGGACGGGCGGAAAGAGTAAGCAATTTGTCGAATCCGAAGTCCTCGACCTGTGAATATTCTTCCAACCAGGAAATCATTCCATCATCAGACACAACAGCCAGACGCTTCTCCTGGAGAATCTTGGCCATATCAGTTTCACGTCTAAGTGCCGAGCCAGAACCACTCTTGAAGTTCTCTGTGTGCCAGGCCTTGATCACAGAAACCGTTCCTAGGTGATGATCTGCGTGCAAATGACTGATCCAAATCATTCGCAGATTCTGAAGCACTTCGCGGAGTTCTTCAGGCTCAAAAACTCGCTTCAGTTGACCAAGAGTATTCTCGCCACAATCAAGCAGATAGTAGCCATATCCAGGCACCTTCAGCAGTGTGGCAGAAACATTTCGGTATTTGGAGGGAACAGAGGAACCGGTACCTAGCGCAATGATCTCTGCATCTGCTCCAGGCCATTGTGTCCGTTGCGCGTGCAACTTTTTCTGGAATGCAGGCTTAGCGACGCGTTGGCGAATGACTTCCATCCGTTGCTCAACGGAACGTGGGATGGTATGCAATGCATTCGCTGGGTTGAAGCGGGACATCACCTCGTCCCTGTTGAACCCAAAACTGGGCtccatgttgatgatgaatCCAGGTTCAAGGGGCTGCAATGGAAAATCACCGCGAGCAGCAATTGCAGATTTTGAATTGGCATTAGGAGTTCCGGGTTGGGGAAGAGACACATTGTCGTGAACAGGAACCGCATAGCTGTCGCTTTTCAAACGGGCGAGTCGAACAGTCGAGCTGGCAGAGCTGGTAAACGCAAGATAGTTCGGGCAATGGTCTGTGCTCGACACAGTGTGCTTGCAGTGGGACATGCTGGCAACGAACTCCTGAAATCTAGGATGTTCCGCCACCCCTGGTCCAAGAATCCAGATGAAGGCTTGCAACTCGGTCGTCACAGCTGGTGACTTCCATTCGGCCCGAGTAACCAGGTCCTCGACATACTCCGACGATGGCACTTCCATGATGGCAACACCTTTTCCGGATCGCGTCTGTCCCAAAACCATTTCTGGGGTGACAATCTTTCCATCCAGAGATTGAACACTCTCGCCCCTCGTCAACGCTGCGTACTTAGCACCCTTCTCAACCTTCAATTCTTCAGCCTTCTTTGGGTCGAACTTTCCGCGAATATCGTGGTTCCGCACAATATAGCAGACTGCCTCCTTCGAAGGAGACGTGATCGGGAGACTGTCTACAGTAGCACCGGGCCAGGGCTTTCTAACGAGCACCTTAATGTCTGGAAGCGCGTCTGGGCCACCCGGCACCGGACCTTTGTATTGCTCAAGGTCCTTGGTCTCTGGATTGCGAATGAATATGGCGGCCGGCATCTTGACCTCGGCCAATGGGGTTTCATGGAGGGCATCCATCTTCCATGTTGAGTTGAACATATCCTGCACAATGGACTTCGTCACGATCAGATTCTTAGTACGCTGGTCCATTTGAGCTTCGGTCTGTTCGGATTCCTGGAACTCGTCCAAGCTCCGCTTTCGTGGACTCTGTGACAGCGGCTGCATGACTCGAGGACGAGCCGATGGATGAGGGTTAATAGGCAGGGCCCACACCTTGATGTTGGAGTCAGACCATGAGGGCTTCTCAAAGGGATCCTCGGCGCCGATAGACGTCCGCTTGGCGAGTGTCTCCGAGTCATATTCTTTCAAATACACCGGCATGCCCTTCCGGAAAACAAAGCGCCGAGACGTAGCGAGTGTATGTGTAAGATTCACAGAACCATGAATCGTCAAGTTGCCTCTCTGCAAGACCACCTCGCCTTCCCGTTCCACAGTTGCCCTGCCATGTTGCTGAGGTGCGCGGGTTTTGAGTTTAATATTTTCTTCAACCTCCCTTTGCGCCCTACGGGCAGCCTTTTTCCGATTTTCCTCCTCGACGGCCGCCATAGAGGTTGACACCGTATCGGCAAGGGTCAAAATAATCCCAATCAGCCCGCCTGTGTTGGCCCATTCTGTACGTCCTGTGACAAACACATCGGTGAGGAGGGAAAGCTTGACCCCGCGCTCTGTGCATGCCCGCTGTATTCCTTCCGATAGCTGACCGAAAAAGTACCGCTTGTCCGAGAAGTTGAGGCAAACGGCCGTGCCGGGGGTATCGGCCGTCGGGGTCGTGATGACCTGGTAGAAGAATTTCATTGGGGCAATTCCTGCTAAAGGTACAGGCAGGGAGGTGAGTTCAAGCTTGGATGGTTCACAGATCAAATAGTCGTCGCTGTTGGGCCGTCGTCTTCTTGAGACCGGACTAGCTGGAAGAAAGTATGCGTTTGGGTTGATTGTAGGTTGTCTAATTCGAAGTGGTAAGGGTTTCTCTTCGGATTTCTTTTTGTCCGCTAATTGCGCCAAAGATTTAGGGTATTTGAAGCTACTCGAGCTCAGTTTTGAATAACCGGGGATTCGTGAGTCACGGTTGCTGGCGCTGTGATACGATCGTAGGGTGGATGGCAAAATTGAGGTTCGAGGGAACGCGCTCCAGGCGACTGCGCGAGTTGTTGCGGTTGACAGAGCACCGCGCACGCAAGAGGAAGCCAACTTGTCTAGAATGGAGAGTATTGAAGGGAAAATGGGTGATTAAAGGCCCCTAGGTGTAGTAATGTCAAGGAGTAGGAAATTGGTGGATCCTCACGTTGGAACGAAAAAAGTGATGGTCGATTTTTGCATGATGGCCGGGCAGAAAATCCATTTGGACCGCTATGGATGTCCTTTTTAATTTGCATAGCACAATACACAGCTAAGTTGTGTATAAAATTTAACCCATTTAGTAAGAGGATTGTACTGTTAAACACCTTCCTGAGGCTCGACATACTTGGATGTTTCATTTATGCTCAACGCATCAACGATGTACACAACCCTCAAGCATGCAACACATGACCATGACACCATTTTGACAATTTGACGAGCATTCTATTCGGCTAGACTACATCCAGAGTACGAGCTATGCAATAAAAATCAGACATTCATATGGCCGTAAAAATCAAGGCTTGGACTTTTACTCAACAGATCCTTCAAATACGCCAGTAAACTAACCTCCAAAATCCCATCGAGAAGGTCCGTCGTGGGAAATACACGATGTATAGTAAGAGATAGGCGCCTTTAAAACTCCCCAggaaaaataaaaaagcaaaacaaaGGAAAGACAAACCCCCATGATTCGAAAAAGATGACAGGGGGTTTCACCGTGGGTGTGTAGTCACAAAacgatgacgaagaagaaaagaggaaacAAATATACAAAGAGAGAGGGGCCGAATGGGCAAGACGCTAATGGGGAATCACCAAAGATGGGACGTGACAGCTGAGACACGCTCGAATGCAGCGTCAATGCTGTTGCAGAGAGCGTGGAAGGTTTTCTTGGCCGAATCGCTAACTTCAGAGTTGTCAACGACGAGTTGAAACTGAGCAGTCTTCTCGGTCGACACACCTTCGAATGCGATGTTAGTAACGGGGGCAGGAGAATCAACAAAGAGAGCAAAGGCAGGATCAGACTCATCAATCTCGACATCAGGGTTGGCAGCACCAATGTCGGACTGGCTGGGCGAGTCGCTAGCAGGACGGTCGACGATAGGAGCCTCATTCTTGGAACTCTCGGGGATGCTGAAAGGAGAGAAGGGTTTTCCAGACAAAACCTGAGCATCCAAGGCCGGGCCCTCGGGAACCTCCATGACAGCAAAGACGGGAGTGTTGCCGTAGTTCATGTCAATTCCCGAGTTCCAGCCGCCGTTGTTCATGCCCATACTGGAGGGGTCCATACCCTGGTTGGGAACCATGACCATGTTGGCCTGGGGGGTTTGCTGCATCTGGAACTCTTGGCCACGGTTGGCGTTCGTGTCCTTGGGCATACCCTGCATGTTGCGCTGCGGTGCAGCCTGCTGGGCTTGttgctgaggttgttgttgttgttgttgagATTGCTGCTGGGGTTGATTGGGCATTGTGTCACCTATATCGTTCAAGAAGTTGGAGAAATGAGGAGAGCCCAGAAGCATGCGGGCCAAGTCGTTCAGGCGGGCATTCTCTTCATAAAGAGCGCGGTTCTGGAGGCGAACCTCGTGGGCCTCATTGGTTCTAGCGGCCACCTCACTTTCAAGCTGACCAATGTATTCTGGTAAGAGACATTAGCAAAAAAGGACATTGGAGATAGGTTCAAGTGTTTGGAGAGTCGTACCCTTGCGGCGAGATCGGAAAGCGCGAGCGGAGACCTTGTTTCGCAACTGGCGGCGCTCTTTGCTGCTGAGTTTCTTGCCCTCCTCGCTAGCGAGAAGGcgctcatcttcatccataTCGGCCTCATCCTTCCGGGCCTTGGCCATCTGCGGCATACCGTTGGAGGGACTGGGGGAGCCCTCGCCATTGGCCATTGCATTCTGGCGCATCTGTTGAAGTAGACGGGAAATGCGCTCCTCAACCACAGGGTCAGGATTTCGGGGACCGTGGACTTGAGGCACAGCATCGGGCAGTTGATCCGGACGCTGCTGTATCTGAAGGCGGACCATCTCGCTTTGCTTCTGTTGTTGGGCCTTGGCCATCGCAGCCTGCTGCTGATGCATGCCGGGGTACATGCGACCGACCTGTGTGGATGGACCAGCCTGAGCCAGCTCATGGCCTCCGAGAGCGTTGGGATCGACGTATTGGTTTTTGTTTCCAGGGTTTACCGGGTAGAAGTATGACGAGGGGTTCATGTTTTCCGGATCAATCTCCATGTCCGACGGGTTCCGGCGCGGTGCAGTGTTGAAGTCAAATTGGGCATTCTCTCGCTTCATGTGATGACCAGCATACACCTCGGCGTTCACGGGAAATCCTGGACCATTGTTAAAGCCCATCGGGACCTGACTGTAGGACATGGACAAAGCACCGGGCGGGAGGCCAGTCTGTTGTCTGTGTTCGTCATACTGGTGACTTGGGGCCTGAAATGCGAGGGGAGACTGGCCACTTGAGGCAAAGCTGGCACTGCGGGCGTCACTGGCACTGAACTCGGTGCTTGCGACCGACGGTTGGCTGACCATAACCTTTGAGCGGGAGGGATCGGCTGTGTAGTTGAGTTGATCGAAGTTGATGAATGATTCCAGATCCTGGTCATAGTTTGCAACCGGCTGCATCGAATGTTCCGCAAGAGTCGCCATGGTGATCTGAAAAAGGCTGTCCCTCGAATGTGTAAAGATAGGGTTAATTTGGCGTGAGATGTGGCGTGAAATATGGATGTGGGGGGTATAATTGAGATGGATTGAACGAGAGATATAAGGATATGAATGATCCGAAAAACGAAGGTCTAATGGAATATGGATCTAGATGGATAATGAAACTGGTAGAGAAATGGGGAAAGGGACAATGTGTTCCGGAATAGCAACAGGGGATTGCGCGTCCTTTCTGAGTCAGCTGGGGACTCATGAAAGTAACTCCGTGATTGGTTAAACTGCCACCCTATGGCAGGTTATTTACCATACCGTATCACTGTATCCAGAGAGCGTTTGAAATGCTCAGATCTTTGCTTCGAAACATTCGGTATTGTTAAACGTTTCATCTACTCTCTTCTAGTGATAAACCGGTTGCTTTAAAGCCGTCTTCATTTGAAGCCTTATATGCGATAGTCTGGTAGATATTCAATAGTCATAACACTTCCCTATTCATTGTCTTTCGCTAGTCACAATGTTATTAATGGGCCAATCTTAGGGCAAGAAGCATCTGATCCGAATGGCCGTGGGGTAAAACTTACCAGCGCTCGGGGTTGCTACAGGTGTATTGTATTGTACGTGTACCTTTTTTGGTCCCTTTCATGACGCAAGTGGCTGTGTACCTGATTATCAAATATTGCCCGATCTGGTAAATTTTACATTCCTGTTGACTTCCATGTTGGGTTGGATCACTTGGAGGTATGTGAGAATATCTCAATGGATTTAAGGCCTGAAAGCTCAACCTTTAAGAAAATAACTTATCAACCTTGTTCGGACTAAGACTAGCTATCATCGCTAGCGGCTTTCGGAGCTGGGCCAATTATTTTGAGCGGCCTCAGCCACAGGTGCCCTAAGCAGTGGGTTCCCGAACTGagcaggtttctttctggTACTTTGTGCAAAAAGTGCTTTTTGTATCACACAGCATGCGTTGAGCCCCCGACCTATAATAATACTTGGGATGCACTCCGTATTTGTGTGCACATATGCCAAGCAGATTGAGATCCACGGTGCATTTTCCATGTTCCTATGCATTGACAAGAATCCCTTGTTTCATCCAAACGAGGATATACGTACGCCGACGTCTCGCCAGGCCCCCTGAACCGGGTAAACCACGGCGAACCAGTCAGAGAAGTAGATTCAGGAGTCCATTCTATCCTCGTGTGAGATTCGCAATAAGCTTTCGAAGTTGAAGCGGGGCAAGAAAGGAGCAAGGAGAATGATTGCGATCATTTAGGCTCGGTGGATCCTGCTCACGTGACAAGCAAGTCCATTCCTAATTAGGCTAGCCGGTCCGGCTTTTATAAAACACTAAATCTCTTCCAGTCGATCCCCGAGGTTATGTGCTCAAGTGCAATCaactgtacggagtacggagtaatatCCATGGATGAATTCTAAGCTTGAAACCCAAGAACTTTCCTTCTTTTCTATAGACTTCCCTGTTTGGATTTCCCCTGAACCTTAACGCGCAAAATCGTGGACAGGGCAGACACAGTGGAGTTACTCATATTGTACGGTGTACCCCTTTTCGTTTTTTCGTTTTCATTCGAAAGCCCAATTTTTCTCTGTGCCTCGAATCTTTGACGGCTCTCTTTTCATTCAGTAATCATCTCGGGCTACTCTGTAGGGCTGACACCGATTGCCATTGATCCCCGGCCGCGAAAAGTGACCGCGAGCAAAGAGGCTGAGTTGATCATGCATCTCAGGGCCACAACAACCGCACTAGCTGTATTATTTTGCTTATTAAGATAGACACTAGCAAAACATTGCAGTATTTCACCAAAGTTGATAACGCCGAAACAGACTCGAGTCAAACTACTTCCTTTTTTTAAAGATTACGCAAGAACGCCTCTCGTGCAGATCATTTTATCAACTGTCCGGAGTTCGAACAGTGGATCTATGCCATTAACTCGATCTTCGTCACGCCGCGGCAAATGCTCCTATGCCATTGATAAGTTTTGCCTGATAGGAGCTGCATATAACTGATTCTCGTGTCATGGGTCGGTTTGAAAAGGGAGTCTCTGCCATATTTTCCAGCATTATTTAAGTGGGATATCTACGCCTCAATATTTCTATGCAATTAGATACGTTTGAACTATATATCTACCTTCGACCCCATTATTTAGTTACCTAATTTCTTCAACTATAAAGGCTTACCATGCCCTAATCTCTCGACTCTTCAAGCCTCTAGACTCTTCGCTGTAAATTTTTGGCAAATGGTCTATTTGTTGTCTGACGACTCGTTCCACATCCGCTCAAATTTCAAATGAGCATAGGGGTGTTCGAGGCTCTTTAACGCTTTAGTAAAGATGCAGACATTAAGATCCAGATCTAGATCACGCTTGATTGTAAACAACGATTAGAATTTTGGTTGTGTCGCAACTACAACAACCAACTAGGGATCATGATCAGTCGGTCTGGACTTTTCATGGAGCAGCATGCTCGTCGTATTCTCCTTGGTCTCGGCTTCAAAGAAGACGGATTCGAGAGGAAATTATCTACGCTCTCAGGTGGTTGGCGTATGCGATGTGTGCTAGCCATTATTCTGGTCCAAGATCCCGATATTATGATCCTCGACGAGCCAACCAATTTCCTGGACCTTCTGGGAGTAGTATGGCTGGAGAACTACCTGAAACAACCCCACGACACATCAGAGACAACCCTCGTCTTGATCTCACACGATAGGGATTTCGTCAATACTGTCTGCGAGGAGATTGTCATCCTCAGAGACCAGAAACTAACTTATTTCCGAGGAAACCTGTCGGCGTACGAGCAAGATTTCGAGGAACAGAAGCTTTACTTGGGACGCATGAAGGAGGCCCAAGAGCGGCAGGTTGCACATATGGAAGCTAGTATCCGGGAGAACATGAAGATTGGGAAGAAGACCAATGACGAAAACAAGCTGCGGCAAGCTAAGTCGCGGCAGAAGAAAGTCGATGATCGGATGGGTCTACAAGTCAGTGCCAACGGGGGGCGTTTCAAACTGAATCGTGATCTAGTCGGATTCCATCTCCATAGTCGAGCTGAGATCGACATCCCGACAGATGAAAAGGGCGCGACTATGAGTTTGCCCGATGCGACGGAGTTGCGGTTCCCCGGACCATTGGTATCGCTTGAGGGTCTTGTTTTCCAGTACAAGAAAACTGACCGCGTCATCCTGGACAATGTGAACTTGGTCGTTCACCTGGGCGATCGTGTCGGGATCATGGGCCTTAATGGCTCGGGGAAGACGACCCTGCTCCGTGTTCTGACGGGGCATGTATGCCCTTCCAAGGGCAAACTGTCAATTCACCCCCGGCTGAAAGTG
Protein-coding sequences here:
- a CDS encoding TRNA processing endoribonuclease Trz1, putative, with amino-acid sequence MKFFYQVITTPTADTPGTAVCLNFSDKRYFFGQLSEGIQRACTERGVKLSLLTDVFVTGRTEWANTGGLIGIILTLADTVSTSMAAVEEENRKKAARRAQREVEENIKLKTRAPQQHGRATVEREGEVVLQRGNLTIHGSVNLTHTLATSRRFVFRKGMPVYLKEYDSETLAKRTSIGAEDPFEKPSWSDSNIKVWALPINPHPSARPRVMQPLSQSPRKRSLDEFQESEQTEAQMDQRTKNLIVTKSIVQDMFNSTWKMDALHETPLAEVKMPAAIFIRNPETKDLEQYKGPVPGGPDALPDIKVLVRKPWPGATVDSLPITSPSKEAVCYIVRNHDIRGKFDPKKAEELKVEKGAKYAALTRGESVQSLDGKIVTPEMVLGQTRSGKGVAIMEVPSSEYVEDLVTRAEWKSPAVTTELQAFIWILGPGVAEHPRFQEFVASMSHCKHTVSSTDHCPNYLAFTSSASSTVRLARLKSDSYAVPVHDNVSLPQPGTPNANSKSAIAARGDFPLQPLEPGFIINMEPSFGFNRDEVMSRFNPANALHTIPRSVEQRMEVIRQRVAKPAFQKKLHAQRTQWPGADAEIIALGTGSSVPSKYRNVSATLLKVPGYGYYLLDCGENTLGQLKRVFEPEELREVLQNLRMIWISHLHADHHLGTVSVIKAWHTENFKSGSGSALRRETDMAKILQEKRLAVVSDDGMISWLEEYSQVEDFGFDKLLTLSARPEFNGSQIITTFSHQLPNGHRQAVNFTDKSSPLTPLLKSATGLADLLTCRVKHCKGALAVSFVFSNGFKVSYSGDCRPSDKFAIIGQGSTVLIHEATFQHDMVGSARAKRHSTSSEAIEVGRRMQARAVLLTHFSQRYQKIAFVDRRTPGKLQSSRDAAAKEPADADIPFDDPQDELVGSKDAPLSDDINSGGAGQKFGGYTGPVAGAMDFMRIKVGDFALAQAYAPALEKLIELLERAATEEAERVKQTRQEEENARKAKNNKKLAKKMATATAAAVAAAATETSDVQTAPTRSVWSASESEEGWETSDYEECS
- a CDS encoding BZIP transcription factor (LziP), putative: MATLAEHSMQPVANYDQDLESFINFDQLNYTADPSRSKVMVSQPSVASTEFSASDARSASFASSGQSPLAFQAPSHQYDEHRQQTGLPPGFPVNAEVYAGHHMKRENAQFDFNTAPRRNPSDMEIDPENMNPSSYFYPVNPGNKNQYVDPNALGGHELAQAGPSTQVGRMYPGMHQQQAAMAKAQQQKQSEMVRLQIQQRPDQLPDAVPQVHGPRNPDPVVEERISRLLQQMRQNAMANGEGSPSPSNGMPQMAKARKDEADMDEDERLLASEEGKKLSSKERRQLRNKVSARAFRSRRKEYIGQLESEVAARTNEAHEVRLQNRALYEENARLNDLARMLLGSPHFSNFLNDIGDTMPNQPQQQSQQQQQQPQQQAQQAAPQRNMQGMPKDTNANRGQEFQMQQTPQANMVMVPNQGMDPSSMGMNNGGWNSGIDMNYGNTPVFAVMEVPEGPALDAQVLSGKPFSPFSIPESSKNEAPIVDRPASDSPSQSDIGAANPDVEIDESDPAFALFVDSPAPVTNIAFEVSDSAKKTFHALCNSIDAAFERVSAVTSHLW
- a CDS encoding ABC ATPase, putative, which produces MISRSGLFMEQHARRILLGLGFKEDGFERKLSTLSGGWRMRCVLAIILVQDPDIMILDEPTNFLDLLGVVWLENYLKQPHDTSETTLVLISHDRDFVNTVCEEIVILRDQKLTYFRGNLSAYEQDFEEQKLYLGRMKEAQERQVAHMEASIRENMKIGKKTNDENKLRQAKSRQKKVDDRMGLQVSANGGRFKLNRDLVGFHLHSRAEIDIPTDEKGATMSLPDATELRFPGPLVSLEGLVFQYKKTDRVILDNVNLVVHLGDRVGIMGLNGSGKTTLLRVLTGHVCPSKGKLSIHPRLKVGYYSQHSVEEMQERCRGDPSLTALGLFTIETEGSLNGGAIRGLLSSMGLAGRVVSDVPVAKLSGGQLVRLALARIVWDAPQLLILDEITTHLDFHTVTALATAHSSFNGAVLLVSHDRFLVRSVIEGKRDTKYKLDEEFEGLDEETDETPRRRSIYVIKQGKMNEQKNGVEQFEKSLVKQVQKLLPAMD